A window of the Bdellovibrio sp. ZAP7 genome harbors these coding sequences:
- a CDS encoding response regulator transcription factor → MATQILLLEDDPILGKAIQMQLELEQFQVHWAKTLAAGREIFKTQSGIDLFLLDVNLPDGNGYEFCEWLRNESINTPIMFLTARTDEESVVRGFEHGANDYIRKPFGQKEILARIKNQLNDRKPTLDLLRFAGLTLIKNQQVLKTETSMVTLNRREFEILRVFFENPETIISREKLISSLSSGEELFDRTVDSHISHVRSKLTKNGVTTVKINSVYGQGYRLEKSS, encoded by the coding sequence ATGGCGACACAAATACTCCTCCTCGAAGACGATCCAATTTTAGGCAAAGCAATCCAGATGCAATTGGAGTTGGAACAATTCCAAGTTCATTGGGCGAAAACTTTGGCTGCGGGGCGGGAAATATTTAAAACTCAATCCGGGATTGATCTATTTTTGCTCGATGTGAACCTTCCTGATGGAAATGGTTACGAATTCTGCGAATGGCTGCGCAATGAGAGCATCAATACTCCCATCATGTTTCTGACGGCCCGTACGGACGAGGAAAGTGTGGTGAGAGGATTCGAACATGGTGCCAACGATTACATTCGTAAACCCTTTGGACAAAAAGAAATTTTAGCCCGCATCAAAAACCAGCTGAATGATCGTAAGCCGACGCTGGATCTTTTGCGCTTTGCCGGCTTAACGTTGATTAAAAATCAACAGGTTCTGAAAACCGAAACCTCCATGGTGACTTTGAACCGTCGAGAATTTGAAATCCTGCGAGTATTTTTTGAAAATCCGGAGACTATCATTTCTCGTGAAAAACTCATTTCGAGCCTTTCCTCTGGAGAAGAACTGTTTGATAGAACCGTCGATTCGCATATCAGTCACGTTCGTTCAAAACTTACAAAAAATGGTGTTACCACGGTCAAAATTAACTCCGTCTATGGACAGGGTTACCGACTGGAGAAATCGTCATGA